The following DNA comes from Desulfobacterales bacterium.
CTTTCCCATCCCTTCCCTCTCTCAAATATTTTCTGATTATAACGAATTATAAGGAGTGATAAAGAACTGGACAAAGCCAAGCCTTTCGCATGTGGCTGAATTGACAGGTTTAGCCTTAAAAAGCAAAATGACCCATGACGAATCCGGATTCAATATCAACTCTCCGTAAAGACAGTACAATTGTTTTGCCTTTTGATCAAGACTATTATCCTGAAATAGTTGCAGACTCTGTTGCATTCAGAGCTGAGCTTGATCATTTTATAGACCTTTACCCCGAGTTGTTTCCTTCTCAAATCAAAGCCGGATATCGAATGAAAGCCGAACGATATTCAAAAAGGCTTTCACTATGCATTCGCAGAATCGAAATCACTGGTTCTTATTATAGCGCCCGGCCTGGTTTCATCATGCCGTATATGACAGCAATAACCGAAAAATTTGAGAAGGCCCTGTTTTTACCAAAATTCGATGTATCCTTTTGGGCGATCGCTTATGTCTTCGGCAAAGATGTCATGCACTGGTATCGGCTTGAGAATTGCCTTGGTCGAAACAAAAAAAATCACCGCAGAGGCGAAGAGAGTGGTAAAAAGAAAGACATTTGAACAAGCCCCTTGCAGCGGATTTTTTTTTATAATCATAGGACTTGCGTCAGTCATTTGGGCGTGATAATTCAATACCTGAATCGCAACGGACATCTTTAAGAAAGAGGGACTATGCAATGGCAGTTCAGCAGTTCAGCATTACCCAGGACGCCGATGGAACCTTTCGTTTTAAAGGTGAAGTGACTATCCATAATATCGAATATTTGAAAGGTTTTTTAGATACCACATCTGCCAGGTCAAAAAAAATAACTCTCGACATGGCGGATGTTTCATATGTCGATACGGCATCACTTCAACTGCTGATAGCATTCAGAAAAAGTCAGAAAGCGAAAGCTAAATTTGAAATCCGGAACGTTTCCAGGGAATTAAATACCCTATTGGAGATCAGCGGCCTTAAAAAATTTCTTCTGTGACAATCCAGCTGACTTGCATAAGATGCGGTTTACAAAAAATACTGATTACGATCTGACAATGATTTAAAACACTTAATTATCAGGAAGCCCCGGGGGAATACAGTGAAACACATCATGATAGTCGATGATTCTCCGACCATTCGCGCATCTGTCTCATTCTGTGCTCAAAATGCCGGATACACGGTTACCGAAGCAGCCGATGGCCAGGATGCACTGGATAAAATAGCGCTCATGGAACAGGACGGATTGATTCCTTCTCTGATCATAACCGATGTCAATATGCCCAGGATGGATGGAATCACCTTCATAAAAAATATTAAAAAAAGCGATTTTCGCTATATTCCCATTCTTGTTCTGACAACCGAGTCTGAAGAAGCCATGATTGAAAAAGGCAGGGCATCAGGGGCATCCGGATGGCTGATGAAACCGTTTCAACCCGAACAGTTGCTGTGGGCAATTAAAAAGCTGGTGTAGACTCAATGAATGATACGGACGAGACCCTGCAAATTTTCTTTGCTGAAGCTGAAGATCTGTTTAAAATCGCTGAAGAAAGTCTGCTCAGATTAGAAGATTCCCCCGGACCCGGACCTGACGTTGAAGAACTTTTCCGGGCGCTTCACACCTTGAAAAGCGGCTCTGCCATGGTCGGTTTCGAGACTGTTTCCGAATGTGCTCATCTGATTGAAAATTTACTGGACCGCATCCGAAACAATGAGCTGACGATCTCAAAGCCTCTGATATCCTTTCTTTTGAAAGGGGTGGATTTAATTCGTGAAATGGTCGACCGCAGTGCCGAAGGCAGGCCCGCAGCTTCGCCTGAGACCATCACGGACTTTAAAAATCAGCTGAGCCGCTTTCCGGGCAATGACGCAATCCCGGACCCGGAAACATCTCCCCCGCAAGAGACGGGCCCAGCCCCTTACGCCGCACCTTCAAAAAAAAATCTCCCGGCAAAGTCGGCAGCCCCCGCTCCCACAGCAGACCGGCCATCGGACAGCTGCCGCTATTACCGGATCAATCTTCAATTCAAAAGAAACTTTTTCGACTGTGGCCAGGACCCGCTGATTCTCCTCCGCAATCTCGGCGATCTGGGAGATACGATCGAAATCGTTGCCGATATTTCCCAAATCCCCCGATACGATGATCTCATTCCCTGTGAGCTGTATATCATATGGAAGCTGGTACTGAAAACAACGGCCCCGCAAAGTGAACTCGAAGATATTTTCATATTTGTCCGGAGTGAAAACCGGATTGATATCGATGATATTACAAACCATTACCAGAACGATGTGGATCTTCAGGCGGCCAATTTGACCATTGGC
Coding sequences within:
- a CDS encoding response regulator, with translation MKHIMIVDDSPTIRASVSFCAQNAGYTVTEAADGQDALDKIALMEQDGLIPSLIITDVNMPRMDGITFIKNIKKSDFRYIPILVLTTESEEAMIEKGRASGASGWLMKPFQPEQLLWAIKKLV
- a CDS encoding STAS domain-containing protein, producing the protein MAVQQFSITQDADGTFRFKGEVTIHNIEYLKGFLDTTSARSKKITLDMADVSYVDTASLQLLIAFRKSQKAKAKFEIRNVSRELNTLLEISGLKKFLL